One Punica granatum isolate Tunisia-2019 chromosome 3, ASM765513v2, whole genome shotgun sequence genomic window carries:
- the LOC116198811 gene encoding protein MICRORCHIDIA 7-like: MLSAIKVEPLYAFPDKPDRQPPTASLIEILSSDDEDAGNCSEDYSDCAESGCESDCKRKKTRSLKDINGGFLAKRIKLEEPVAAIPLEFLAPLPDDDDDEAVPVPLSLPVVVADDGTVAPARPVNRQFWKAGEFGKDVYSDCSESSEGVDRVRVHPRFLHSNATSHKWALGAFAELLDNALDEVCNGATYVLVDVLTNKRDNSKMLLVEDNGGGMTSVKLRQCMSLGYSAKSKIAHTIGQYGNGFKTSTMRLGADVIVFSRCRGSDGKSASQSIGMLSYTFLKSTQKEDIFVPMIDYERGQYWDKVIRSSFDDWSKNLETILQWSPFTSESDLLKQFDFMKNQGTRIIIYNLWEDDEGQLELDFETDPHDIQIRGVNRDERSLDMARMYPNSRHFLTYKHSLRSYASILYLRLPPDFRIILRGKDVQHHNIVNDMMLTQKVTYRPQAERAGNDSGMVAVVTIGFVKDAHYHIDIQGFNVYHKNRLIKPFWRVWNAAGSSGRGVIGVFEANFVEPAHDKQGFERTLALSRLEARLVAMQKRYWSENSHYVGYSDKRSKNKIAVTSKQEDAPPSDKSKSSSRSTQNGNGHTSRMKSSAELDRRSTPVADTTEDRGSYEVPCPCDDVSQREVADQRKNNPITSCSNRKDGLINGDAHNSASVTEGVTKVKDEKLQLATRWDDETELQAVVLLNNNLTSENESLRKKLETAEKKNEELEKEIRILTNMIAEERSQREEEEEKLRKRLMYASKTIDDLLEKVRRGQRSQN, from the exons ATGCTCTCCGCCATCAAGGTGGAGCCCCTGTACGCCTTCCCTGACAAGCCAGACCGGCAGCCACCCACCGCCTCGCTGATCGAGATCCTCAGCAGCGACGACGAAGACGCCGGAAACTGCTCCGAGGACTACTCAGACTGCGCTGAGAGCGGCTGCGAGAGCGACTGCAAGCGGAAGAAGACCCGGAGCTTGAAGGATATCAACGGCGGCTTTCTAGCGAAGAGGATAAAGCTGGAAGAGCCGGTGGCCGCCATTCCTCTTGAATTCCTCGCGCCTCTGCctgacgatgatgatgatgaggcgGTGCCGGTGCCACTGTCTCTGCCCGTGGTTGTTGCTGATGATGGCACAGTAGCTCCGGCTCGTCCTGTGAACAGACAGTTCTGGAAAGCTGGGGAATTTGGGAAGGATGTTTATTCGGATTGTTCCGAGTCTTCTG AGGGCGTGGATCGGGTTAGAGTTCATCCCAGGTTTCTGCATTCCAATGCCACCAGCCATAAATGGGCTTTAGGAG CTTTTGCAGAGCTTCTTGACAACGCTTTAGACGAG GTCTGCAATGGAGCAACATATGTTCTGGTAGATGTGTTGACAAACAAAAGAGATAATAGTAAAATGTTGCTTGTTGAAG ACAATGGTGGCGGAATGACCTCTGTCAAACTAAGGCAGTGCATGTCCCTTGGATATTCTGCCAAGAGTAAAATTGCACATACCATCGGTCAAT ATGGAAATGGGTTTAAGACAAGTACCATGAGGCTGGGAGCAGATGTTATTGTATTTTCCCGCTGTAGAGGCAGCGATGGAAAGAG TGCATCACAGAGTATTGGAATGCTATCCTACACTTTTTTGAAATCCACTCAAAAGGAGGACATTTTTGTTCCCATG ATTGACTACGAAAGGGGACAATACTGGGATAAGGTTATTCGATCTTCCTTTGATGATTGGAGCAAGAATTTAGAAACTATATTGCAGTGGTCACCATTTACAAGTGAGAGTGATCTTCTTAAGCAG TTTGATTTCATGAAAAATCAAGGTACGCGTATAATTATATACAATCTTTGGGAAGATGATGAAGGACAGCTTGAGCTGGATTTCGAGACTGATCCCCAT GATATCCAAATTAGAGGAGTAAATCGTGATGAGCGAAGCTTAGACATGGCCAGAATGTATCCCAACTCCAGGCATTTCTTGACTTACAAGCACTCATTGAGG AGTTATGCATCAATTCTCTATCTCAGACTCCCGCCTGACTTCAGAATCATTTTGCGGGGAAAGGATGTTCAACATCATAACATAGTGAATGACATGATGCTGACTCAGAAAGTAACATACCGTCCTCAAGCAGAAAGGGCTGGAAATGATTCAGGG ATGGTGGCAGTCGTGACAATTGGATTTGTAAAGGATGCACATTACCACATTGATATTCAGGGGTTCAATGTGTACCATAAAAATCGGCTTATCAAG CCTTTCTGGAGAGTCTGGAATGCCGCTGGTAGTTCTGGCCGTGGGGTTATAG GTGTGTTTGAGGCAAATTTTGTTGAACCTGCTCATGACAAGCAGGGGTTTGAGCGGACGCTAGCCCTTTCAAGACTAGAGGCGCGATTAGTTGCGATGCAGAAGAGATACTG GTCTGAGAATAGCCATTACGTCGGTTATTCTGATAAAAGATCAAAGAACAAGATTGCTGTTACTTCTAAGCAAGAAGATGCTCCACCCTCTGATAAGAGCAAGTCATCTTCTCGTTCAACTCAAAATGGGAATGGTCACACTTCTAGAATGAAGTCCTCCGCAGAGCTTGACAGGAGATCAACTCCTGTAGCTGATACAACTGAGGATAGAGGCTCTTACGAGGTCCCCTGTCCCTGCGATGATGTATCTCAGCGAGAGGTAGCAGACCAGAGAAAGAATAATCCCATAACCAGTTGTTCTAACCGAAAG GATGGTCTCATCAATGGGGATGCTCACAATTCGGCTTCCGTGACAGAGGGTGTCACCAAGGTGAAAGATGAGAAACTACAGTTGGCGACAAGGTG GGATGATGAAACCGAACTTCAAGCAGTGGTGCTGctgaataataatttaacttCGGAGAATGAATCACTCAGAAAGAAA TTGGAAACAGCAGAAAAGAAGAATGAGGAACTCGAAAAAGAGATAAGGATCCTGACAAACATGATCGCCGAAGAAAGGAGTCaaagagaggaggaagaagagaaattGAGGAAGAGATTAATG TATGCTTCGAAGACCATTGACGATTTGCTCGAGAAGGTGAGGCGGGGACAGCGGAGCCAGAATTAA